The Providencia sp. PROV188 genome includes a region encoding these proteins:
- the sbcB gene encoding exodeoxyribonuclease I, with product MDLILKNKHNQPTFFIHDYETFGKHPALDRPAQFAGVRTDLDFNIIDEPEVFYCKPTDDYLPQPEAVMITGITPQIAMANGMNEAEFAKRIHNAFSVPNTCIMGYNNIRFDDEVTRNIFYRNFYDPYAYSWQQGNSRWDLLDALRACFALRPEGINWPENDDGLPSLRLEHLTKANGVAHENAHDAMSDVLATINMAKLLKQAQPRMFDYFYQLRNKNKVNQLIDIVDMTPLVHVSGMFGAVRSYVSLVAPLAWHPENKNAVIMCDLSADMSPLLTLNADELRERLYTPKAELGDELPVPVKLVHINKCPILAPEKTLRTVDAERTGIDRDLCMRNLELLRKNPDVRNKLIELFSVAQQFEENNDVDSQIYNGFFSPSDRSTMDIIRETPPQNLPALDLSFEDKRMKELFFRYKARNFPATLSYDEQQRWLQHRRDYFTESRLTDYLQQIQLLMEVHHEDEKRCQQLKALVNYAAELAS from the coding sequence GACCTTTTTTATCCATGACTATGAAACATTTGGTAAGCATCCGGCTCTGGATCGCCCTGCTCAGTTTGCGGGTGTGCGGACAGACTTAGATTTCAACATCATCGATGAACCTGAAGTATTTTACTGCAAACCTACGGATGATTATCTTCCTCAACCAGAAGCGGTAATGATAACCGGCATTACCCCGCAAATCGCAATGGCCAACGGCATGAATGAAGCGGAATTTGCGAAGCGCATCCATAACGCATTCAGCGTACCTAACACCTGCATTATGGGTTACAACAATATTCGCTTTGATGATGAAGTGACGCGAAATATTTTTTATCGTAACTTTTATGACCCTTACGCCTATAGCTGGCAGCAAGGTAATTCTCGCTGGGATTTATTGGATGCATTACGTGCTTGCTTTGCGCTGCGCCCTGAAGGGATCAATTGGCCAGAAAATGATGACGGGTTACCTAGCTTACGCCTTGAGCACTTAACCAAGGCCAACGGTGTGGCTCATGAAAATGCCCATGATGCGATGTCTGACGTTTTAGCCACCATTAATATGGCTAAGTTACTGAAACAAGCTCAACCTCGTATGTTTGATTATTTCTATCAACTGCGAAATAAAAACAAAGTTAACCAGCTGATCGACATCGTGGATATGACCCCGTTAGTTCATGTATCGGGGATGTTTGGCGCGGTACGCTCTTATGTCAGCTTAGTGGCCCCTCTCGCTTGGCACCCTGAGAATAAAAACGCGGTGATTATGTGTGACCTGTCAGCAGATATGTCGCCACTACTAACGTTAAATGCGGATGAACTTCGTGAGCGCTTATACACACCGAAAGCTGAGTTAGGTGACGAGCTACCCGTCCCAGTTAAACTGGTACATATTAACAAATGCCCAATCCTTGCCCCTGAGAAGACCTTGCGAACAGTAGATGCTGAACGTACAGGCATTGACCGTGACCTGTGCATGCGTAATTTAGAGCTGTTACGTAAGAATCCTGATGTGCGTAATAAACTGATTGAGTTGTTTAGCGTCGCCCAACAATTTGAAGAAAATAATGATGTAGATAGCCAAATCTATAATGGTTTTTTCAGCCCATCTGATCGCTCTACGATGGATATTATTCGCGAAACGCCACCCCAGAATTTACCTGCGTTAGATCTTAGCTTTGAAGATAAGCGAATGAAGGAGCTATTTTTCCGTTATAAGGCACGCAATTTCCCTGCGACACTCTCTTATGATGAGCAACAGCGTTGGTTACAGCATCGCCGCGATTATTTTACTGAGAGCCGTTTAACGGATTATCTACAGCAAATTCAATTACTCATGGAAGTTCATCATGAAGATGAAAAACGCTGTCAGCAATTAAAAGCCTTAGTGAACTATGCCGCAGAATTAGCAAGTTGA